The proteins below are encoded in one region of Cololabis saira isolate AMF1-May2022 chromosome 13, fColSai1.1, whole genome shotgun sequence:
- the LOC133457911 gene encoding uncharacterized protein LOC133457911, which translates to MYRVSVLLLLQLTWWIVSAAPMVSAAPVVSAAPAVSAAPAVSTISCNVTRLPNRTIRYQLDGPSPHGCITCWEDVNKTVIARGNRSVRTLVDDLQSDHIDLKVCQDYLRYWRDCPERKDEVACQVNCSRLESEELRPAVFCLNERLCFNELTAGLVIGGLAVGAVGLVLVFMLIYKYRSRRPGCGEAPYSGPEDIKLGGVSSSCKPGISNPRDATGPHRKKKYVL; encoded by the exons ATGTACAGAG TTTCagtgctgctgctcctccagctgACGTGGTGGATCGTTTCAGCTGCACCGATGGTTTCAGCTGCACCGGTGGTTTCAGCTGCACCAGCGGTTTCAGCTGCACCGGCGGTTTCAACCATCAGCTGCAACGTGACCCGGCTTCCCAACAGAACCATCCGGTACCAGCTGGATGGACCCAGCCCCCACGGCTGCATCACCTGCTGGGAGGACGTCAAC AAAACCGTCATCGCCCGGGGCAACcgctcagtgaggactctggtggACGACTTGCAGAGCGACCACATCGACCTGAAGGTCTGCCAGGACTACCTGCGCTACTGGAGGGACTGCCCGGAG AGAAAAGATGAAGTGGCCTGCCAAG TGAACTGCAGCCGTCTGGAGTCTGAGGAACTTCGTCCAGCCG TTTTCTGCCTGAACGAGCGTCTCTGCTTCAACGAGCTGACTGCAGGTCTCGTCATCGGAGGTCTCGCTGTCGGGGCCGTCGGCCTGGTTCTGGTCTTCATGCTCATCTACAAGTACAGAAGCAGAAGACCCGGGTGTGGGGAGGCTCCCTACTCCGGACCAGAGGATATCAAGCTGGGGGGGGTGTCCTCATCATGTAAACCAGGGATCTCCAACCCCCGGGACgctaccgggccgcacagaaagaaaaaatatgttctGTAG